A single window of Pogona vitticeps strain Pit_001003342236 chromosome 11, PviZW2.1, whole genome shotgun sequence DNA harbors:
- the SLITRK2 gene encoding SLIT and NTRK-like protein 2 — protein MLKGVWLLSVFTVAGILPTESRKPAKDICSKSRCPCEEKENVLNINCENKGFTTVSLLLPPPSKIYQLFLNGNAFTRLYPNEFVNYSNAVTLHLGNNDMQEIRTGAFVGLRTLKRLHLNNNKLEVLREDTFLGLESLEYLQADYNYISSIEAGAFSKLNKLKVLILNDNLLLSLPSNVFRFVLLTHLDLRGNRLKMMPFAGVLEHIGGIMEIQLEENPWNCTCDLLPLKAWLDTITVFVGEIVCETPFRLHGKDVTQLTRQDLCPRKSAGDSNQRERHPSHSDTHIQRYPPTANSAVGATKAPKASRPPKTRNRPTPRVTVSKDRQIFGPIMVYQTKSPVPLTCPAGCVCTSQGSDNGLNVNCQEKKIGNISDLHPRPTSPKKLYLTSNYLQTIYKTDLLEYSSLDLLHLGNNRIAVIQEGAFCNLTTLRRLYLNGNYLEILYPSMFEGLNNLQYLYLEYNVIKDILPRTFNALGNLHLLFLNNNLLRSLPDNVFRGTTLTRLNLRNNHFSYLPVRGVLDQLSALIQIDLQENPWDCTCDILGLRNWIERVTEQNNRQSGAPVVINEVICDSPAKHTGEHLKTLSKDAICPENPNMLDSSFFSPNPNTDTPLAFSIFPSSYPEMHTEVPLSVLILGLLVVFILSVCFGAGLFVFVLKRRKGMPSVPSSTNNLDVSSFQLQYSCYNSEVHDKAEGHVYNYIPPPVGQMCQNPIYMQKEGDPVAYYRNLHEYSYSNLEPKKDESASLAFTITAAEMLEKQAFSREPELLYQNIVERVKELPSGSLVHYNFCTLPKRQFAPSYESRRQNQDRLNKTVLYGTPRKYFTEQSKPELPLLQGKLQNEPDYLEVLEKQTAISQL, from the coding sequence ATGCTGAAGGGTGTTTGGCTGCTGAGCGTCTTCACAGTGGCTGGGATCTTGCCGACGGAGAGCCGCAAACCTGCCAAAGACATTTGCAGTAAGAGCCGGTGCCCTTGCGAGGAGAAAGAGAACGTGCTGAATATTAATTGTGAAAACAAGGGATTTACAACCGtcagcctcctcctgcctccaccgtCCAAGATCTATCAACTCTTCCTCAATGGAAATGCCTTCACCCGTCTCTACCCCAACGAATTCGTCAACTACTCCAACGCCGTGACCCTTCACCTGGGCAATAACGACATGCAAGAGATCCGGACCGGAGCCTTTGTTGGCCTTCGGACTCTTAAGAGGCTACacctcaacaacaacaagttgGAGGTCCTACGGGAGGACACTTTTCTGGGTTTGGAAAGCCTGGAATATCTACAGGCTGACTACAACTACATCAGCTCTATTGAGGCCGGAGCTTTCAGCAAGCTCAACAAGCTGAAGGTGTTGATCCTCAACGACAATCTCCTGTTGTCGCTTCCTAGCAATGTGTTCCGTTTTGTTCTCCTGACCCACCTGGACCTCCGAGGGAACAGGCTGAAGATGATGCCTTTTGCTGGTGTCCTGGAGCATATCGGTGGCATCATGGAGATCCAGCTGGAGGAGAATCCATGGAACTGTACCTGTGACCTTCTGCCCCTCAAAGCTTGGCTGGACACCATCACCGTCTTCGTTGGGGAGATCGTCTGCGAAACCCCTTTCAGGTTGCATGGGAAAGACGTCACCCAACTCACAAGACAGGATCTCTGTCCTCGGAAAAGTGCTGGTGACTCTAACCAGAGAGAGAGGCACCCCTCCCACTCAGACACACATATCCAGAGGTATCCCCCAACAGCCAACTCTGCTGTTGGGGCTACTAAGGCCCCCAAAGCAAGCCGCCCACCTAAAACGAGGAACCGCCCAACACCCCGGGTCACAGTGTCTAAAGACAGGCAAATCTTTGGACCTATCATGGTCTACCAGACCAAGTCCCCTGTGCCACTCACCTGCCCGGCTGGTTGTGTCTGCACTTCCCAAGGTTCGGACAATGGGTTGAATGTCAACTGCCAAGAGAAAAAAATTGGGAACATCTCTGATCTCCACCCTCGGCCCACCAGTCCAAAGAAACTTTACCTGACCAGCAATTATTTGCAAACTATCTACAAAACAGATCTCCTGGAATACAGCTCCCTGGATTTGTTGCATTTGGGGAACAACCGGATTGCAGTGATCCAAGAAGGTGCCTTCTGTAATCTCACCACTTTACGCCGACTTTATCTCAATGGCAATTACCTTGAGATCCTGTATCCTTCCATGTTCGAAGGGCTGAACAACTTGCAGTACCTCTATTTAGAGTATAATGTGATTAAAGATATCCTGCCACGCACCTTTAACGCACTGGGAAACCTTCACCTCTTGTTTCTCAACAACAACCTGCTGAGATCGCTGCCTGATAATGTGTTCAGGGGCACCACCCTGACAAGACTCAACCTGCGGAACAATCATTTCTCCTACTTGCCTGTCCGAGGGGTCCTTGACCAGCTTTCGGCTCTGATCCAGATTGACCTTCAAGAAAACCCTTGGGATTGCACCTGTGACATCTTGGGCCTGAGGAACTGGATCGAACGAGTCACGGAGCAGAACAACCGGCAGTCGGGGGCCCCTGTTGTCATTAACGAAGTGATCTGCGATTCCCCGGCAAAGCACACTGGCGAACATCTCAAGACCCTGAGCAAGGACGCCATCTGTCCGGAGAACCCCAACATGTTAGACTCCTCTTTCTTCTCGCCAAACCCAAACACAGATACGCCCCTGGCCTTCAGTATTTTTCCCAGTTCTTATCCAGAAATGCACACTGAAGTCCCTCTCTCTGTCTTAATTCTGGGCCTGCTGGTGGTGTTCATTTTGTCCGTCTGTTTCGGGGCTGGCCTCTTTGTCTTTGTCCTGAAACGCCGCAAGGGTATGCCAAGTGTCCCCAGCAGCACCAACAACCTCGACGTAAGCTCCTTCCAGTTGCAGTACAGTTGCTACAACAGTGAGGTCCACGACAAAGCGGAAGGACACGTGTATAATTACATCCCACCTCCGGTGGGCCAGATGTGCCAGAATCCCATCTATATGCAGAAGGAAGGTGATCCGGTGGCTTACTACAGAAATCTCCATGAGTATAGCTATAGTAACCTTGAACCGAAAAAGGACGAGTCGGCTAGCCTAGCATTTACAATCACAGCTGCCGAGATGCTAGAGAAACAGGCCTTCTCGAGAGAGCCGGAGTTGTTGTATCAAAACATTGTGGAAAGGGTGAAGGAGCTGCCGAGCGGAAGCCTTGTCCATTATAACTTTTGCACTCTGCCCAAAAGGCAGTTCGCCCCTTCCTACGAGTCGAGGCGTCAAAACCAGGACAGACTAAACAAAACGGTTTTGTACGGGACTCCGCGGAAATATTTTACAGAACAATCCAAACCTGAGCTTCCTTTACTCCAAGGAAAACTACAGAACGAACCAGACTACCTCGAAGTTCTGGAAAAACAAACTGCCATTAGCCAGCTGTGA